The Chryseolinea soli nucleotide sequence CATGGGGCTATGCGTGAAATGGAACTGCACCTGCGCGATCACATCGAGGATCTGATTGCCGGCGGCCACAGCGAACAGGAGGCCTTTAAACTTGCTGTAGCAGAATTTGGCGACATCAAGAGTGTGGCAGACGAGGACTTCCTGAATGTGAAACGAAAAACGACTTTGCGTTCCATCATCCATGCAGCGATGATAAAGAACTATTATTTCACAGCCATCCGGCATTTTTTCAAACATCGGAATTACTTTTTGATCAACATCTCCGGGCTGACGATGGGGATGGCCTGTTTTATCATGATCGCCTTGTATGTAGCCAATGAGTTGAGCTATGACAGGTTCCATTCAAAGGCGAACCATATCTACCGGGTCAACACAAAGTTCACCAATCCAAACGGTTCGGGCGACCGGGCCGTGTGCCACTCGCCGCTGGCCAGAACGATGCTGAACACTTATCCCGAGGTGGAAAGTGCCACCCGCGTTTTGCGTATCGGCACGTTGCGTATCGGGACGCCGGATTCGGGGCGGGAGCATTATAGCGAGGACGGAATTCTTTACACGGATTCGACCTTTTTTGATGTCTTCGATTTTAAGCTGCTGAAAGGAAACCCGAAGACGGCGCTGGTGAAGCCGGCTTCGTTAGTGCTGACAGAAACCTATGCCAGAAAATATTTTGGCGATGAAGATCCCCTGGGCAAACAGATCACCGTCGAAGACGATGACCGCTTTTTTTATGTGGTGACCGGCGTCGTGGCGGATGTTCCGGCCAATTCGCACATCCAATTCGACATGCTGATTTCTCTGAGCACCAGCGAGCTTTGGAATAACGACAGTTGGATAGCCAGTACGGCGATGCATACCTATGTGATGCTGCGACCCGATGCCGATGCAAAAGCGTTGGAGAAGAAAATGCAGGATATGGTGTACAAATATCTGGGGCCGGAAATAGCGCACTATTCAGGTCTCACGATGGCGCAATGGGAGAAGGCGGGAGGCTATACCGGCTATTACCTGATCCCTTTGAAGGATATTCATCTTCACTCCACCAGTACAGAGGAACTGGAGCCCGGCGGCAGAATTTCCTACCTCATCATTTATGCGTTGATTGCCCTCATCATCTTATTCATTGCCATCTTCAATTTTGTGAACATGGCAACGGCGCAGTCGGCCCTTCGAGCAAAAGAAGTCGGTGTAAGAAAGGTGGTAGGGTCTACGCGGGGTGGACTGATTTTTCAGTTCATCCTGGAGTCGGTCATTGTTTCGGCGTTCGCGGCGCTTGTGGCGGGTATTTTAGTGACGTGGCTCAGTCCCTTGTTCACCGGCTTGGTGGGCAAACAGCTTGCCTTCGGTATCGCTTCGCATTACGTGGGACTATTGTCACTGGTAGCGC carries:
- a CDS encoding ABC transporter permease codes for the protein MFDLEKAIEQWLKSFRKHQAFDHGAMREMELHLRDHIEDLIAGGHSEQEAFKLAVAEFGDIKSVADEDFLNVKRKTTLRSIIHAAMIKNYYFTAIRHFFKHRNYFLINISGLTMGMACFIMIALYVANELSYDRFHSKANHIYRVNTKFTNPNGSGDRAVCHSPLARTMLNTYPEVESATRVLRIGTLRIGTPDSGREHYSEDGILYTDSTFFDVFDFKLLKGNPKTALVKPASLVLTETYARKYFGDEDPLGKQITVEDDDRFFYVVTGVVADVPANSHIQFDMLISLSTSELWNNDSWIASTAMHTYVMLRPDADAKALEKKMQDMVYKYLGPEIAHYSGLTMAQWEKAGGYTGYYLIPLKDIHLHSTSTEELEPGGRISYLIIYALIALIILFIAIFNFVNMATAQSALRAKEVGVRKVVGSTRGGLIFQFILESVIVSAFAALVAGILVTWLSPLFTGLVGKQLAFGIASHYVGLLSLVALAVIVGLLAGSYPAFVLSSILPIDVLKGTLHKGTRTGWVRNFLIVVQFTASMVIIIATMVVYQQLDFMLTRNLGFNKDNILVIQRPDVLKEGQEAFKNALLANPNISAVAHSNTLPGKLYPQRSYRLKGNAESFVFKFNHVSHTFREVMGLEMVAGRFFSKEHRMDSSAVVINEAAAKAFGFENPIGQQLTSPWHGGDLVTIIGVVKDFNFESLHNKIEPIAFELMPENSNQGGFITVSMSRDENVRETVQFIESTWAQHSNEKLFEAFFFDNDYEKLYRSEIATGKVLLVFASLSIFIACLGLVALLAYTVAIRKKEIGVRKILGAGMGSLVNLLSAEVVKLIVIAAFVAWPLAYMGARYWLQNFVDQIEIKPWLYLSATGVVVLICGLAVSLQVMKAAGENPVHSLRQE